The following proteins are co-located in the Elusimicrobiaceae bacterium genome:
- a CDS encoding sensor domain-containing diguanylate cyclase translates to MFDKEAFTLFKFAKKLNQTFQNKRELLDCALPALRDLFKLDRVYFFNWQQERALLSLNLMCKKEYCMDMQEDISVLGEPEFLKTLLRDGIADSTELNYPAVYVLLRWKKPNMILDGEEVRTVRKDSVGVLRLERFRRNRHFTEPEKKLIKSVAAEISHNLTNTEEDQSKNQRLNIATALNDLATIFASSLRLSDGLEMILQGVQKYFRFDRVRLYQTNYDGTRIKSILGVDISGTVSRQVGEDLPEDERTLLKEIFSSGATYRSINNVVYIPLKVQRKKVGFLTFDNLLSRRRIDYLDFISLKQFSSQIALSIDNATLFERVQELSNYDELTKLPVRRFFSEKFSEEIYRSKRFGLILSLIVLDIDLFKQINDTYGHQIGDWALKEVSRVIRTSLRQTDFPCRYGGDEMVIMLPRTNDEEAKIIAKRLKERINAIAIPDRYTDGQRVTLSISQGIASFPQDGSNAEQLFEKADKALYWVKDGRRGTFAVYREVADQVPQ, encoded by the coding sequence ATGTTTGATAAAGAAGCATTTACACTATTTAAATTTGCCAAGAAATTAAACCAAACTTTTCAAAACAAACGCGAATTGTTGGATTGTGCGCTGCCGGCTCTGCGAGATTTATTTAAATTAGACAGAGTTTATTTTTTTAATTGGCAACAAGAGCGCGCGTTGCTTTCTTTAAACTTGATGTGCAAAAAAGAGTATTGTATGGATATGCAAGAAGATATTTCTGTGCTTGGGGAGCCAGAATTTCTAAAAACACTGTTGCGCGATGGAATAGCCGATTCTACAGAACTTAATTATCCGGCGGTATATGTGCTTCTCCGTTGGAAAAAGCCCAATATGATTTTAGACGGAGAAGAAGTGCGTACCGTCAGAAAAGACAGCGTGGGGGTGTTGCGTTTAGAGCGTTTCCGTCGGAACCGTCATTTTACGGAACCTGAGAAAAAACTTATCAAAAGCGTAGCGGCTGAAATTTCTCATAATTTGACCAACACGGAGGAAGACCAATCCAAAAATCAACGTTTAAACATCGCTACGGCTTTAAATGATTTGGCCACCATTTTTGCATCTTCCTTACGTTTGTCTGACGGTTTGGAAATGATTTTGCAAGGTGTGCAGAAATATTTTCGCTTTGATCGTGTGCGTTTGTATCAAACCAATTATGACGGTACCAGAATCAAAAGTATATTGGGTGTGGATATATCAGGGACGGTTTCCCGTCAAGTGGGGGAGGATCTGCCGGAAGATGAACGTACTTTGTTAAAAGAAATTTTTAGCAGCGGTGCTACCTATCGTTCTATCAATAATGTTGTATATATCCCCTTAAAAGTGCAACGCAAAAAAGTGGGTTTTTTGACTTTTGATAATTTGCTATCCCGTCGGCGGATTGATTATTTGGATTTTATTTCGCTGAAGCAATTTTCTAGCCAAATTGCCCTGTCGATAGACAATGCCACCCTGTTTGAGCGTGTGCAAGAACTCTCTAACTATGACGAACTGACCAAACTGCCGGTCCGTCGTTTCTTTAGCGAAAAATTTTCGGAGGAGATCTATCGCTCCAAACGTTTTGGTTTGATTTTATCTTTAATTGTGCTAGATATTGATCTTTTTAAACAAATCAACGATACCTATGGTCATCAAATAGGAGACTGGGCTTTAAAAGAGGTCAGCCGCGTGATTCGCACCAGTCTGCGTCAGACGGATTTTCCGTGCAGATACGGCGGCGACGAAATGGTAATTATGCTGCCCCGCACCAATGATGAAGAAGCCAAAATCATTGCCAAACGCTTAAAAGAGCGCATCAATGCCATCGCCATTCCGGATAGATATACCGACGGTCAACGCGTCACCTTAAGTATTAGTCAAGGGATTGCTTCTTTCCCGCAGGACGGTTCCAATGCAGAACAGTTGTTTGAAAAGGCCGATAAGGCACTCTATTGGGTCAAAGATGGTCGTCGCGGTACTTTTGCCGTCTATCGGGAAGTGGCAGATCAAGTGCCTCAATAG
- a CDS encoding extracellular solute-binding protein: MILWVMPDSGAHTKADYQKLVERFKKEHPAADVTVEVLTRNQLWKKIFTLKYPASGEVIPDVIQIPHYWTALLTRAGVAENLSKLDPGLSLSTALAPLRAHCYKPGTKDLYSYPWWFDMSALHYRVDHLKFVTKNPEQELATWDGLLDVCARLQDYFKEVEGYYPMQNGDWRGSLSTRSTFMEIWGHGADLFTPDLRESLIHCAAFKQGVKDYINLALKDYMPILRERGSLGTMLSGKASMLLSRKQGLVSFHGRGRARVKTLPVPRTGDQSYAYLSGMNLMINVAGKDKQTALEFIKWSARADNQVKYASAMEVFPAFEDSFEQLIFTSSQRLQTYAAILASARTLPNITITGTVIEMLNKILAVSATQIVEGRFTQASLDIELDKVSKETQYLLSLYEG, encoded by the coding sequence ATGATTTTGTGGGTTATGCCGGACTCCGGTGCGCATACAAAAGCCGATTATCAAAAATTGGTGGAACGTTTTAAAAAAGAACACCCTGCCGCTGATGTGACGGTGGAGGTGTTGACGCGCAATCAATTATGGAAGAAAATTTTTACCCTTAAATATCCTGCCAGCGGAGAGGTGATCCCTGACGTAATTCAAATTCCGCATTATTGGACGGCGCTTCTTACCCGCGCCGGTGTGGCAGAAAATTTATCAAAATTAGATCCCGGCCTTTCCTTATCTACGGCATTGGCTCCGCTCAGAGCGCATTGCTACAAACCCGGTACGAAAGATTTATATTCATACCCGTGGTGGTTTGATATGAGCGCGTTGCATTATCGGGTAGATCATTTAAAATTTGTCACCAAAAATCCGGAGCAGGAATTAGCCACTTGGGACGGCTTGTTAGACGTGTGTGCCCGTTTGCAGGATTATTTTAAAGAAGTGGAAGGCTATTATCCCATGCAAAATGGGGATTGGCGCGGCTCTTTATCTACGCGCAGTACCTTTATGGAAATATGGGGGCATGGGGCTGACTTGTTTACTCCTGATTTGCGCGAGAGTTTAATTCATTGCGCTGCCTTTAAGCAAGGTGTGAAAGATTATATAAATTTGGCATTAAAAGACTATATGCCTATTTTGAGGGAACGTGGCAGTTTGGGGACCATGCTATCAGGCAAAGCCAGCATGCTTTTATCTCGTAAACAAGGGCTCGTCAGTTTTCACGGTCGAGGTCGTGCCCGTGTAAAGACTTTGCCGGTTCCTCGTACAGGGGATCAATCTTATGCTTATTTGTCCGGTATGAACTTAATGATTAATGTGGCCGGAAAAGATAAGCAAACCGCACTTGAGTTTATTAAATGGTCGGCTCGGGCGGATAATCAGGTTAAGTATGCTTCTGCGATGGAAGTTTTTCCCGCTTTTGAGGATAGTTTTGAGCAACTTATTTTTACATCTTCTCAACGCTTGCAAACCTATGCCGCTATTTTGGCTTCGGCGCGCACATTGCCCAATATTACCATTACGGGCACCGTTATTGAAATGTTGAATAAAATTTTAGCAGTCAGTGCCACTCAAATCGTAGAGGGACGTTTTACTCAAGCAAGTTTGGATATAGAACTTGATAAAGTGTCCAAAGAAACCCAGTATTTGTTGTCTTTGTATGAGGGGTAA
- the tsaD gene encoding tRNA (adenosine(37)-N6)-threonylcarbamoyltransferase complex transferase subunit TsaD — protein MKKDFTVLGIESTCDETSAAVLVGGKTLVSNVIYSQIEEHKKYHGVVPELASRAHAAKIATVIEQALGGREIDCVAFAHGPGLPGGLMVGRVAAETLAHFKQVPLIGVNHLEGHLFACEFEDNEVKNPLSFPLIALIVSGGHTELWYVKGYGQYKVLGRTRDDAAGEAFDKVAKLLGLPYPGGPQVSAQALKGRRDAIDFPRPLLPGTWEFSFSGIKTSVSYYLRDHQPIHIPDVCASFEQAVCETLVKKTMLAADKYKVHHIAVGGGVAANTLLRELMQKEAQKRNIQTHFVPRTMSSDNAAMIALAAWKKLEYAGPNALDKKWKININPNLKVKNWEQ, from the coding sequence ATGAAAAAAGACTTTACTGTTTTAGGCATTGAAAGCACCTGTGATGAAACTTCCGCCGCCGTCTTGGTAGGAGGTAAAACATTGGTGAGCAATGTAATTTATTCTCAAATAGAAGAACATAAAAAATATCACGGCGTAGTGCCGGAGCTGGCCAGCCGCGCGCACGCAGCCAAAATTGCCACTGTTATTGAGCAGGCGTTAGGTGGCAGAGAAATTGATTGTGTGGCTTTTGCGCATGGGCCCGGCTTACCCGGCGGTCTGATGGTGGGGCGCGTGGCGGCGGAGACACTGGCTCATTTTAAACAAGTGCCGTTGATCGGAGTGAATCATTTGGAAGGGCATTTGTTTGCTTGCGAATTTGAGGATAATGAAGTTAAAAATCCGTTAAGTTTTCCGTTGATTGCCCTTATTGTGTCGGGCGGTCATACCGAACTTTGGTATGTCAAAGGATACGGCCAATATAAAGTGTTGGGTCGCACGCGTGATGATGCAGCCGGAGAGGCTTTTGACAAAGTGGCCAAATTATTGGGTTTGCCATATCCGGGAGGCCCGCAAGTTTCTGCGCAGGCTTTAAAGGGTAGACGTGATGCTATAGATTTCCCGCGCCCTTTGCTTCCAGGTACATGGGAATTTTCTTTCAGCGGTATCAAAACCTCTGTCAGTTATTATTTACGTGATCATCAGCCAATTCATATTCCGGATGTTTGTGCCAGCTTTGAGCAAGCTGTTTGTGAGACTTTGGTCAAAAAAACCATGTTGGCAGCAGACAAATATAAAGTGCATCATATCGCTGTTGGCGGTGGTGTGGCGGCCAATACGCTTTTGCGTGAGTTGATGCAAAAAGAGGCTCAAAAACGAAATATCCAAACGCATTTTGTTCCGCGCACCATGTCTTCGGATAATGCGGCCATGATTGCATTGGCTGCGTGGAAAAAGTTAGAATATGCCGGTCCGAATGCTTTGGATAAAAAGTGGAAAATCAATATTAATCCAAACTTAAAGGTTAAAAATTGGGAGCAATAA
- a CDS encoding S41 family peptidase: protein MENKKSIKIASWLAVIFFVGTLFPYAYAAVDNGLKQLRTFVTVLEYVKENYVEPTDSDTLITGAIRGVVDELDDFSQYLEPKDYKALKNDTRGDFGGLGIRLSKVDGFVTVMSPMPNTPAFEAGVMPGDRILFVDDKDVTGMELDSAVDLMRGPVGTKVKITISRKDEKSGEYKNLPDFHFKRQKIVPEVVYFRMLEDKIGYIYLVDFSGHSGEEMEKALKELSKQGMKGLVLDLRFNPGGLLNGAADIAKMFMGNHQMIVYTQGRKQEYYQEFKTGAHAPYPDIPMVVLINQGSASASEIVSGALQDNDRAVIVGQRSFGKASVQQLLPLEGGAGLRLTIAKYYTPKGRLIHRDYRDKSKENEGGIFPDVEVKVDPKEEVNIFMQYNNIVYTPGREKPKMEFKEKDPVLDKAVEILKEGPEKILAKKSEKAQDQSVQQPEEKESAQ from the coding sequence ATGGAAAATAAAAAATCAATAAAAATAGCCTCTTGGCTGGCCGTTATCTTTTTTGTGGGGACTTTGTTCCCGTATGCCTACGCAGCGGTGGATAATGGTTTAAAACAGTTGCGCACTTTTGTGACGGTGTTGGAATATGTAAAAGAAAATTATGTGGAGCCGACCGATAGCGATACATTAATTACCGGTGCCATTCGCGGAGTGGTGGACGAATTGGACGATTTTTCCCAATATTTAGAACCTAAAGATTATAAAGCATTGAAAAATGATACCCGGGGAGATTTTGGCGGTTTGGGGATTCGTTTATCTAAAGTGGACGGATTTGTGACGGTCATGAGTCCTATGCCCAACACGCCTGCTTTTGAAGCGGGAGTGATGCCGGGTGACCGTATTTTGTTTGTGGACGATAAAGATGTGACGGGGATGGAACTCGATAGTGCAGTGGATTTGATGCGTGGACCGGTGGGGACAAAAGTAAAAATTACCATTAGCCGCAAAGATGAAAAAAGCGGTGAATATAAAAATTTGCCGGATTTTCATTTTAAACGCCAAAAAATTGTGCCGGAAGTGGTTTACTTCCGTATGTTGGAAGACAAAATCGGTTATATTTATTTGGTGGATTTTTCCGGCCATAGCGGTGAAGAAATGGAAAAGGCTTTAAAAGAGTTAAGTAAACAAGGCATGAAAGGGTTGGTTTTGGACTTGCGTTTCAATCCGGGCGGTCTATTAAACGGTGCGGCCGATATTGCCAAAATGTTTATGGGTAATCATCAAATGATTGTGTATACACAAGGGCGTAAGCAGGAATATTACCAAGAATTTAAAACCGGTGCTCATGCCCCATATCCGGATATTCCGATGGTGGTATTGATTAATCAGGGCTCTGCTTCTGCCAGTGAAATCGTTTCCGGTGCTTTGCAGGATAATGACAGAGCCGTCATCGTGGGGCAACGCAGTTTTGGTAAAGCCAGCGTACAGCAACTTCTTCCGCTAGAGGGCGGTGCCGGCTTGCGTCTGACGATTGCCAAATACTATACGCCTAAAGGTCGTTTGATTCATCGCGATTATCGCGATAAGAGCAAAGAGAATGAAGGTGGCATTTTTCCGGATGTGGAGGTAAAGGTAGACCCCAAAGAAGAAGTGAATATTTTTATGCAGTATAATAATATAGTATATACTCCGGGCCGAGAAAAACCGAAAATGGAATTTAAAGAAAAGGATCCGGTCTTGGATAAAGCCGTTGAGATTTTGAAAGAAGGTCCTGAAAAAATATTGGCAAAAAAATCTGAAAAAGCGCAAGATCAATCAGTGCAACAACCGGAAGAAAAAGAAAGCGCCCAATAA
- a CDS encoding peptidoglycan DD-metalloendopeptidase family protein produces the protein MTSFFLMPALFAQADSEVARKQELDRLKKQAAQKQQELKKYKDQEQAISKEISTLKNRQEETKRQKDKLASDISYVEKTILSTEDKREALERSMPLWRHLLTQEIAEHYLLPVCEICPGELDLVQEVLLERNLTHKAEFAVSLQNENKAAKQKIYDFEKRNQKLMAQSSQIEQKEKIITTNFLKKQQDLKLTKKKADAIRQEINELNKSAKALDDLLAKFERQRKAEAAKKQAQAKEQAAKTGKKEETISSIAKIDLPKNSLPWPVEGKIISKFGKEYRKDLNTWIFRDGIKISAQAGESVKTVAQGDVIYAGPFRSYGNVVIVDHGKGFFSIYGFLSQIQATVGEKLPQGGILGTAGLDTQQKSGTGRYAVYFETRQGATAVNPMDWLEKKI, from the coding sequence ATGACTTCTTTTTTTCTGATGCCGGCTTTGTTTGCACAAGCCGATTCTGAGGTTGCGCGCAAACAAGAGTTAGACCGTCTGAAAAAACAAGCCGCTCAAAAACAACAAGAATTAAAAAAATACAAAGACCAAGAGCAAGCCATCTCTAAGGAAATTTCTACTCTTAAAAACCGTCAGGAAGAGACCAAACGTCAAAAAGACAAGTTGGCTTCTGACATCAGTTATGTAGAAAAAACGATCCTTTCCACCGAAGATAAGCGGGAGGCCTTGGAGAGGAGTATGCCATTGTGGCGGCACCTGTTGACTCAAGAGATTGCAGAGCATTATTTGTTGCCGGTTTGTGAAATTTGTCCCGGAGAATTGGACTTGGTGCAAGAAGTTTTGCTGGAAAGAAACCTAACCCACAAAGCAGAATTTGCCGTTTCTTTGCAAAATGAAAATAAGGCCGCCAAACAAAAAATTTATGACTTTGAAAAACGCAATCAAAAATTAATGGCGCAGAGTTCCCAAATTGAGCAAAAAGAAAAAATCATCACCACTAATTTTTTAAAAAAACAACAAGATTTAAAATTAACCAAGAAGAAAGCCGATGCTATCCGTCAAGAAATTAACGAACTGAATAAATCAGCCAAAGCATTGGACGATTTGTTGGCTAAATTTGAACGGCAACGTAAGGCCGAAGCTGCCAAAAAGCAAGCGCAAGCCAAAGAGCAGGCTGCTAAAACCGGTAAAAAAGAAGAAACCATTTCTTCCATTGCTAAAATCGATTTGCCCAAAAATTCATTGCCTTGGCCGGTGGAAGGAAAGATAATCAGCAAGTTTGGCAAAGAATATAGAAAGGACCTGAACACATGGATTTTCCGAGATGGTATTAAGATTTCTGCTCAAGCCGGAGAATCCGTAAAAACGGTGGCACAGGGAGACGTCATTTATGCCGGTCCGTTCCGCTCTTACGGAAATGTAGTTATTGTTGATCACGGAAAAGGTTTCTTTAGTATTTATGGATTTTTAAGTCAGATACAGGCAACCGTTGGTGAAAAATTGCCACAGGGCGGTATTTTGGGAACGGCCGGCTTGGATACGCAACAAAAATCCGGTACGGGCCGTTATGCCGTTTATTTTGAAACCCGTCAGGGGGCTACGGCTGTAAACCCGATGGATTGGTTGGAAAAAAAGATTTGA
- a CDS encoding permease-like cell division protein FtsX — protein MDDFLQEKPKKRKHAAVVFRGYRRLFVLVLAIAVLWQAVSFLQKQLSAYHAQLVRDFKVILAVSQEAKNDALASLGESLNAKEDILNVKLFSPQDALAALKKKNPRLTQSMVLLGHEPMPAYFELTLADRAISNVRSFAQNLAAEYPQLSVKYSQAQADMTYYSGLCLHILNIACLLAFILFLVFMFMVEAYPLRGKTHVGGAVVSAIGAGLLSLGVFVALVYPTGLLVPALHNFTSVERQLFLLVFCGLLGWTLSKWQKF, from the coding sequence ATGGACGATTTTTTACAAGAAAAACCAAAAAAGAGAAAACATGCTGCGGTTGTATTTCGCGGATATCGCCGGCTTTTTGTATTGGTGTTGGCGATAGCCGTTTTGTGGCAGGCAGTAAGTTTTTTGCAAAAGCAACTTTCCGCTTATCATGCGCAGCTGGTACGTGATTTTAAAGTCATTTTGGCGGTTTCCCAAGAAGCTAAAAATGATGCTTTGGCCTCTTTGGGAGAAAGTCTGAACGCAAAGGAAGATATTCTAAACGTTAAACTGTTTTCACCGCAAGATGCTTTGGCCGCTTTAAAGAAAAAGAATCCAAGATTAACCCAATCTATGGTACTTTTAGGTCATGAACCGATGCCTGCTTATTTTGAGTTAACCTTGGCCGACAGGGCCATCAGCAACGTACGCTCTTTTGCGCAGAACTTGGCGGCGGAATATCCGCAATTATCCGTCAAATATTCCCAAGCGCAGGCTGATATGACCTATTATAGCGGTTTGTGTTTGCACATTTTAAATATAGCCTGCTTATTGGCTTTTATTTTGTTTTTGGTCTTTATGTTTATGGTAGAGGCCTATCCATTAAGAGGCAAAACTCATGTAGGCGGTGCGGTTGTTTCTGCCATAGGAGCGGGACTTTTGTCTCTGGGTGTGTTTGTGGCGCTGGTTTATCCTACGGGCTTATTGGTGCCGGCTTTACATAATTTTACTTCTGTAGAAAGACAATTGTTTTTATTGGTTTTTTGCGGACTATTAGGTTGGACTTTGAGTAAATGGCAAAAATTTTAG
- a CDS encoding alkaline phosphatase: MTEITLFFLLALPVCGQTAKNAVWIIGDGMGSSIVGMFMQGVKLADLPQYPDKTSTLEKFINASETGMFFTHTHDSVVTDSACAATQMACGVKSTPGAIGVDERGQKVTSILEDAIKAGKSVGVITDSYVSDATPAGFLAHANNRGQKHLISRQLVESQAQVVLGGGLKYFITGNNHDLLSQAKQQGWQVVETAKEMQGVKQGRILGLFSEEGLPFYGEKENHPSVPTLKEMTQKAIEILSQNEKGFVLMVEAGKIDWALHDNEAGPALWEMINFDETLDYVWNWAKEKKDTLVYVNADHETGVPSFHYHHVSAEQMADKTAQGEKLYSGNVDYINYPYYQKLFKHKRMLYFMYPEFKKLPRIMQTTGKLQKMTQEFLGEKIDLHLHHVPDYGGLLKKVNEAYGLVWSTPNHSSGMILGVAYGPGAEEFKGVYHNTDIKEKFKKILAL; encoded by the coding sequence TTGACAGAAATAACATTATTTTTTTTATTGGCTTTGCCCGTATGCGGCCAAACGGCAAAGAATGCCGTTTGGATTATTGGTGACGGTATGGGCAGCAGTATTGTGGGTATGTTTATGCAAGGGGTTAAATTGGCAGACCTGCCCCAATATCCTGATAAAACTTCTACCCTAGAAAAATTTATCAATGCTTCTGAAACGGGTATGTTTTTTACGCATACGCATGACAGTGTCGTCACTGACTCTGCCTGCGCGGCTACGCAGATGGCCTGTGGTGTAAAATCAACACCGGGAGCTATTGGGGTAGATGAGCGAGGTCAAAAAGTGACTAGCATTTTAGAAGATGCCATTAAGGCTGGCAAATCGGTAGGGGTCATTACAGATAGTTATGTCTCCGATGCTACTCCGGCCGGATTTTTAGCACATGCGAATAATCGCGGACAAAAACATCTGATTTCTCGCCAATTGGTGGAAAGCCAAGCACAAGTAGTATTAGGCGGTGGATTAAAATATTTTATCACTGGAAATAATCATGACCTCTTGTCCCAAGCAAAACAACAAGGTTGGCAAGTAGTAGAAACTGCTAAAGAAATGCAAGGGGTAAAACAGGGGCGCATTTTAGGGCTTTTTTCTGAAGAAGGATTGCCCTTTTACGGCGAAAAAGAAAATCACCCCAGCGTGCCTACTTTAAAGGAAATGACCCAAAAAGCGATAGAGATTTTAAGCCAAAATGAAAAGGGTTTTGTGCTGATGGTGGAAGCCGGTAAAATAGATTGGGCCTTGCATGATAATGAGGCGGGGCCTGCTTTGTGGGAAATGATTAATTTTGATGAAACATTGGATTATGTGTGGAACTGGGCAAAAGAAAAAAAAGATACGCTGGTCTATGTTAATGCCGATCATGAAACAGGTGTCCCTTCTTTTCATTATCATCATGTTTCTGCAGAACAAATGGCCGACAAAACCGCACAGGGTGAAAAATTATATAGCGGAAACGTAGATTACATTAACTATCCGTACTATCAAAAATTATTTAAACATAAAAGAATGTTGTATTTTATGTATCCCGAATTTAAAAAACTGCCCCGAATTATGCAAACGACCGGAAAATTACAAAAAATGACTCAAGAATTTTTAGGAGAAAAAATAGATTTGCATTTACATCATGTGCCCGATTATGGAGGTTTGCTTAAAAAAGTAAACGAGGCTTATGGTTTAGTGTGGTCTACCCCCAATCATTCTTCCGGAATGATTTTAGGAGTGGCATACGGACCGGGAGCTGAAGAATTTAAAGGGGTTTATCATAATACGGATATAAAGGAAAAATTTAAAAAAATCCTCGCTTTGTAA
- the glgA gene encoding glycogen synthase GlgA codes for MNIVMAASEAFPFCKTGGLADVVGALSQQLAGRKGNKVLLFLPHYRNIRRVSSLKVVPGAFLIPVGGKVEQVSLSYINWGNVLVFFVGNRKYFDRPDLYRTKMGDFLDNDERFILFSRAVLEGCKFVGFRPDIIHCHDWQTALIPAYLKTVYKLDAFFTRTRSLLTIHNIAYQGHYSYSSYEKAGFHPVDFTADKFEYYGGISFLKSGIVFADNVNTVSPNYAKEVQNDPSMGFGLEGLLKYRNKNFFGIVNGIDTEIWDPEIDTLLPIGYDAVTFSKNKPVSKQLLQQQTNLKEDPNKPLIGVVSRLDYQKGLDIAYGVMERLHDKVQFVVLGMGDPVMEKQYRQLAKKYPHDIAYVDRLDEELAHHIYAGADLFLMPSRFEPCGLSQMISMKYGTLPVVSKVGGLADTVVGYKENSTNAAATGFFIQNFSEDGIYATLQQALKVYEDKKTWNKLVKNAMIKDNSWDKSAQDYIALYKKTMA; via the coding sequence ATGAATATTGTAATGGCAGCCAGTGAAGCTTTTCCGTTTTGTAAAACAGGAGGTTTGGCCGATGTTGTAGGTGCTTTAAGTCAGCAATTGGCCGGACGCAAAGGAAATAAAGTGCTTTTATTCCTGCCGCACTATCGTAATATTCGCCGCGTTTCTTCGTTAAAAGTGGTGCCGGGTGCTTTCTTGATTCCGGTGGGGGGAAAGGTAGAGCAGGTATCACTTTCTTATATTAATTGGGGAAATGTGTTGGTCTTTTTCGTAGGAAACCGCAAATATTTTGATCGTCCGGATTTGTATCGTACCAAAATGGGAGATTTTTTGGATAATGATGAACGTTTTATTTTGTTCTCTCGTGCCGTATTGGAAGGTTGTAAATTTGTAGGTTTCCGCCCGGATATTATTCATTGTCACGATTGGCAAACGGCCTTAATTCCCGCTTATTTGAAAACTGTTTATAAATTGGACGCTTTCTTTACGCGTACTCGCAGTTTACTCACTATTCACAATATCGCCTATCAAGGGCATTACTCTTATTCCAGTTATGAAAAAGCCGGTTTTCATCCGGTAGATTTTACAGCCGACAAATTTGAATATTATGGCGGTATCAGTTTTTTAAAGAGCGGTATCGTCTTTGCTGATAATGTCAACACCGTCAGTCCCAACTATGCCAAAGAAGTGCAGAATGATCCGTCTATGGGTTTTGGTCTAGAAGGATTGTTAAAATACCGCAATAAAAATTTCTTCGGTATTGTTAATGGAATTGATACGGAAATTTGGGATCCCGAAATTGATACCTTATTGCCTATTGGTTATGACGCGGTGACTTTTTCTAAAAATAAACCTGTTTCCAAGCAACTTTTACAACAACAAACTAATTTAAAAGAAGACCCTAACAAACCGTTAATCGGGGTGGTTTCTCGCTTAGATTATCAAAAAGGGTTGGATATTGCTTACGGCGTGATGGAAAGATTGCATGATAAAGTGCAGTTTGTGGTGCTGGGTATGGGTGACCCCGTTATGGAAAAGCAATATCGTCAATTGGCTAAAAAATATCCACACGATATTGCTTATGTGGACAGATTGGACGAAGAGTTGGCACACCATATTTATGCCGGTGCGGACTTATTTTTAATGCCGTCTCGTTTTGAACCCTGCGGCTTGTCTCAAATGATTTCCATGAAATACGGTACTTTGCCGGTAGTGAGCAAGGTGGGCGGTTTGGCCGACACCGTTGTTGGTTATAAAGAAAACAGCACGAATGCGGCCGCTACGGGTTTCTTTATTCAAAACTTCAGTGAAGACGGCATCTATGCCACTTTGCAGCAGGCATTGAAGGTTTATGAAGATAAAAAGACGTGGAATAAACTGGTCAAAAATGCCATGATTAAGGATAACTCTTGGGATAAATCTGCCCAAGATTACATTGCCTTGTATAAAAAAACGATGGCATAA
- the scpB gene encoding SMC-Scp complex subunit ScpB: MEENLNSQSSQQDAVKEMAELLQTDDAKQIVENLLFITDRPLKPSRIAEVVETINAKRVLELIEELTKEYETTGRSIRILEIGGGYQMCTKPEYGRWVRRLYNEKMTTRLSNAALETLAIIAYKQPVTRAEMEMIRGVDVAAPLDRLLERGLVRVLGKRDTIGRPMVYGTTDEFLRLFGLNKISELPDLQEFAAKQLQEKQEDLPFDEKLPPLGSPAILSLEDETSVPADAFFKRPKDMFEEEMPSEISTQEQPSAQEQTVPVGTTDLPAASAADQEPCEQDSEALPVANQEEKSQEESK; encoded by the coding sequence ATGGAAGAAAATTTAAATTCACAATCCTCGCAGCAAGACGCCGTCAAAGAAATGGCGGAGCTGTTGCAAACCGATGATGCCAAACAAATTGTGGAAAATTTACTTTTTATTACGGACCGTCCTCTTAAGCCTTCACGTATCGCTGAAGTGGTGGAAACGATTAATGCCAAACGTGTCTTGGAGTTGATTGAGGAATTGACTAAAGAATATGAAACAACGGGTCGTTCTATCCGCATATTGGAGATAGGGGGAGGGTATCAAATGTGTACCAAACCCGAATATGGCCGTTGGGTACGCCGTTTATATAATGAGAAAATGACGACTCGCCTCTCTAATGCCGCGTTGGAAACATTGGCCATTATTGCTTATAAACAACCGGTCACTCGTGCCGAAATGGAAATGATTCGCGGTGTGGATGTGGCTGCCCCGTTAGATCGTTTGCTGGAGCGCGGTTTGGTGCGTGTATTGGGAAAAAGAGATACCATCGGACGTCCTATGGTATACGGAACAACAGATGAATTTTTACGCTTATTTGGGTTGAATAAAATTTCGGAATTGCCGGATTTACAAGAATTTGCGGCTAAACAGTTGCAAGAAAAACAAGAAGACTTGCCTTTTGATGAAAAACTGCCGCCTTTAGGTAGTCCGGCTATTTTGTCATTGGAAGATGAAACCTCTGTGCCGGCAGATGCTTTCTTTAAACGTCCTAAAGATATGTTTGAAGAAGAAATGCCTTCCGAAATCAGCACACAAGAACAACCCTCAGCGCAAGAGCAAACGGTGCCGGTAGGCACAACAGATTTGCCTGCGGCTTCCGCCGCCGATCAAGAGCCTTGTGAGCAGGACTCAGAGGCTTTACCCGTAGCAAACCAAGAAGAAAAATCTCAGGAGGAATCAAAATGA